In the Myxococcales bacterium genome, one interval contains:
- a CDS encoding amidohydrolase family protein, which translates to MWFRRKKQSVEGPYSLMLSNGRFATPEGVVQTNLQIRDNHIEKIGNLSHHHRSDSLDLDGMLVTPGLIDAEHPLDEDCFSPLKPGPYLDREKRQNELEVEFAEIIQQANKAGDIRFNAGFLDSLKNGVTTVASPRRPNTLPVSIRLPWSTWISSLIIEKNPAKKFVQARSEPVFVSLADGDSRAKSRELQLASEWGMLAPNLMAVGGVALTPNGSRHLAAAGSFLIWRPLTDEYVFGRTINADVLKQTGLQVLIGAGSRRDGGQGLLAALQRADRLGHLDRHQLLDAVTNLGASAFQIPAGRIREGHYADFAVWRADSVESAIFELGRDTLEMVILNGRVVLCRESSRHLVPNADLLLPVEKEPGLYCVIDQAPCFT; encoded by the coding sequence ATGTGGTTTAGGAGAAAAAAACAATCCGTTGAGGGACCTTATTCACTTATGCTGAGTAACGGTCGTTTTGCAACTCCGGAGGGTGTTGTCCAAACCAATCTTCAGATCCGGGACAACCATATCGAAAAAATCGGCAATCTTTCCCATCACCATCGAAGCGATAGCCTTGATCTCGATGGAATGTTGGTCACGCCCGGTTTGATCGATGCCGAACATCCCCTGGATGAGGATTGCTTTTCGCCACTCAAACCGGGCCCCTATCTGGATCGTGAAAAGCGCCAAAACGAACTGGAAGTCGAATTTGCCGAGATCATTCAGCAGGCAAACAAAGCGGGAGATATTCGCTTCAACGCGGGTTTCTTGGATTCGTTGAAAAACGGCGTCACCACCGTCGCCAGCCCTCGCCGGCCGAATACACTTCCGGTATCGATCCGTCTGCCTTGGTCGACCTGGATCTCTTCCTTAATTATAGAGAAGAATCCGGCGAAAAAATTTGTTCAGGCCCGTAGCGAACCGGTCTTTGTTTCCTTGGCCGACGGCGACAGCAGGGCAAAATCCCGAGAGTTACAGCTCGCCTCGGAATGGGGCATGCTGGCGCCGAATCTGATGGCCGTCGGTGGGGTCGCCCTGACCCCCAACGGCAGCCGCCATTTGGCCGCCGCCGGTTCTTTTCTGATTTGGCGACCGTTGACCGACGAATATGTTTTCGGTCGGACGATCAACGCCGATGTCTTGAAACAAACCGGCTTGCAAGTGTTGATCGGCGCCGGTTCGAGACGTGATGGAGGTCAGGGGCTTTTAGCCGCCTTACAACGAGCCGATCGTCTTGGCCATCTTGATCGCCACCAACTACTGGACGCTGTGACCAATTTGGGGGCCTCGGCCTTTCAAATTCCAGCCGGTAGAATCCGCGAGGGCCACTATGCCGATTTTGCCGTGTGGCGCGCGGATTCGGTCGAATCGGCGATTTTCGAATTGGGGCGGGACACGCTGGAAATGGTCATTCTGAACGGCCGGGTAGTTCTTTGCCGCGAGTCATCTCGTCACCTGGTGCCGAACGCCGATCTCCTTCTCCCGGTCGAAAAAGAGCCGGGCTTGTACTGCGTCATCGACCAGGCGCCTTGTTTCACGTGA